TGTAACGCAGCCCAAGAGGAGTATTAGTATTCAGTATTGAGGTTATTCAACCTTGTtcaagggggaggggaagtgaatgAAAACCCTTTCAGCCTCACTGGAAAGGGAGTTACTCTGGCGAGGGGTTATGTGGGGTCACTTCAGGCCGTGACCTCGCCTCACCAAAGTGTCAAGCAACACAAATGACCGCCAGCGGGTGTGGCCTCAGCTGTGGAGGATGTGACCTCTCTTCCTGGTGCGGTCCCTCAGGGAGATGCGCGGCATGACGGGCCGGTGGTCCTGGCTGCCGCCGCTGCTCAGGTTGATCAGTTGGTTGAACATCTTGGAGACGCTCAGCTTGCGCATGCGAGGCGAGGTCTGTCCCTTGTGTTGCGACACCTGGCGAAGCAGCCCGTCGATGGACTCGTTCACCTACAGACAAGAGTCAGGTAAGTGGTGGGCAGGTGAATGTGTCTCGCGGCCCTGCCTACAGGGGTGCTATCAATGACTCTACAGAAAATAAGTTAATTGAAGAAGACAAAGTTAGCCTCGGTAACACATTTTTCGAATGATGAACATAGTAATAGTCTTTGCATTAACactttaaaataatataaacttgtttGGAAAGGTTTATAAGACAATACAAAACATACTGCCCATTTGGACGGAGCTGATGATTTTCAAGATACAAATTATAGTAGACAAGCTGGAAAGCATTTCATTAGACCTTCAATCAGTTTATGAGTGAGCTTACAAAAggaacagtacacacacacacacacacacacacacacacacacacacacacacacacacacacacatctcgaaGTTCTATAGTACGCACACAGACGAAAAGGACGTGAGAGGTGTATGTGTGAGTACGGAGAAGAAGCACGAGTCGGTGAGTTAATAGCAAGCAAGCAGGCACACAAGGACACCCACCTGGGACACCATCTCGGCGGCGGACACCTCGACGAAGCGGCACCCGTACTGCTCCGCCAGCTTCCTGCCGTCAGCCTCGGGCACCTGAAGCGGCAGGTGAGGATATGGATGAAGTCTAGGGGAAACACACTCCTCATTTCACTTTACTAGCCATGTTAattcagtgacacacacacacacacacacacacacacacacacacacacacacacacacacacacacacacacacacacacacacacacactgaaaatgaaaaaaaagacatgaacaTGCTAGCTATTATAGGTCCATGAAGGaagtgaaagtgagaaagtaaTAACTGTTTTagggaatacaaaaaaaaaaaaatggagagagagagagagagagagagcatttgcaCCTCAGAtcgaagatgataatgatgaaatagTACCAGCAGCAGCGACATCAGTTTCATCAttgccattattatcattattattatcattattattatcattattattattattattattattattattattattattattaacagtaatagtagcagtagtagcagtagtagtgtagtagtagtagtagtagtagtagtagtagtagtagtaatagtagtagtagtagtagtagcataccGTGGCAGCAGCATGCCGTAGCCTAGCCTGCCGCACACACCTCTCGTATGTGCTCCAGATCCTTCTTGTTGGCCATGATGAGCACGGGCGGGTTGGGCTGCTCCGCGCCGCACGCCGTCGTCACCGCCTCCACCGCGCGCACGCACACGCGGAACGACTCCAGGGACGTGATGCTGTACACGACCAGCCACGCCTCCGCCCACGCCACGGTCTCCCTGGGCACCACCACCTCGTCCTGCGccgcggggtggggtggggtcggGTGGGGAATAagcgtaggaagaggaggaggggaaggggaagaataaaatTATGATGTATGTGGGTTACAAGAAGGTCCGACTTAGTTGATTATATATACAGCAATTAAACGCTAAAAACAGTCATCAATTGAACTCCCTGAAGGATGACATTAACGACTATAACAAAATAATAGTAGTAACCACAATAATAATATACACAGAATTCATTACGTTGCCGTGCCTTGGATATGAGacaaacttttacaaacatgacAACGTTGGAGGCAGGGAGAACTTGTGCGAAAATGTGACATACAACAATACAATGTCTTAAGGTGAAATGACGAAATGTATAAAAAACAAcctataaatgtgtgtgtgtgtgtgtgtgtgtgtgtgtgtgtgtgtgtgtgtgtgtgtgtgtgtgtgtgtgtgtgtgtgtgtgtgtgtgtgtgtgtgtgtgtgtgtgtgtgtgtgtgtgcgtgtgtgtgaaggggagacTCACCAGGTTTGAGGACAAATCGAGGATCTCCAGGTCGATTTTGGCACCGTCGACGGGCATGGTGGCGCGATAGATCATGTCTGTAAGGGAACACGGGACGGAGCCAGTGAGAGACGGAAGTAGCAGAGAAGGGCgggagtgtgtgagggggaggggggggggggcaagggaggGACAGGTAAGTGAATTATTCAGAAAGGTAGACACTTTTTTTCCCAATTTACGATGTTAAAAAAGATTAGTAGTCAGCAGAAATATAAAATCCGGTATAAAGACAAATgtatgaataaaaaatagatgaatagGAATACAACTACTGATAGAGGTCGACaataaagcatatatatatacatagacagccagatggatagataaatatttCATAAcagataatacacacacacacacacacacacacacacacacacacacacacacacacacacacacgcatacacgcacacacacgcggaCACAATAGTCACGGGCTCATTTACGCCGGTACAACGCAGCCTCATAGCACAAGGCCGCCCTACGCCACCAGCAGCCTCGCCTCTGCCAACGCCCCAAGGCCAGCACGTTCCGGGGAGACTCGAGAGAAAAACAGAGTGCCTTTGGGCGCCacaagattacacacacacacacacacacacacacacacacacacacacaccgtacgtAATAATGAGCTCTCTAATCTTACAATACGTCACGTAAAGCTAAAATGGTATGCGTATGGCCGGAAAACACCCCGCTCGTACATCCCTTCCTTCAGCAGACTAAGCAACAGTGTAATATTCTCGCATCCAGTGGTCGGCCAGGGAGCGCTCCGGACATCCTTCCCCAAGCAATAAAACACCCAATTTCTACATCTTTTCACCCGTCATTAGATCAGGCAAAACTGTATACGCTCTGTGGTAAGTCCGACTTTTAAACGCCGCACTATCTTAGTCTGAAGTTCATTCCAAATGGTTTAACTTTTTGCTCTTTTCTCCCACTATTCATCACGTTTTTTTCTACTTCCGCCCACGCTACGTCACATTCTTACTCCATTCCTCCCACGCTTCACTTGGCTGTCTTGTTTCTCCTGCATGCCCACACAAATCACTCTTTCTCCCGTCCTTCTACACTTCACGTTATCTCGCTTCTTCCGTCCACACTTCATTACatcttgcttttccttttcttcacgctttccttcataaaaaaaaaaaaaaacgtaaacagGAAATGCCTtggtctttgtctgtctgcctatgtgtgtgtgtgtgtgtgtgtgtgtgtatctctcgtactctgaaacacacacacacacacacacacacacacacacacacacacacacacacacacgcacacgccggaAGATGACAAGACCGCGtgaccttccttccattccctcgtGTTACGGCTTCAACTTTTCTAGCACGTGTTCCGGCCTTCCTCTCGCCCCTCTCCCGTCCCTTACTTCCGTTGTCTAGGCCTTCCAGCACGCGTTCAGGTGGTGGGTGACTGgacggggtgaaggggagggacgggggggAGTGGGATgacggggtggaggagaggggcggTTGGAGttgggtgatggggtgaaggggaggggtagaggggaaggggattaggtgATGGGGTGGAAGGGAAAGACGGGTGGAGTGAGGCGATGAtgtgaaagggaggggagggagggggggaaggacgggtgatagggtggagggaagggcgggaggaGTTGGGTGATGGGGTgcaagggaggggtggaggaggagaggaaggtgaaggggtgtAGGACAGATAGGTGTTCCGTTAATTCCACGTGCTGAACGGACCGTGGCTTTGATCAGGTGTAATCAGGTGGGTCAGCTAGTTAACAAGTCCGACAGGTAGTTAAGAAATCAATTATCCTCCACTCGTTCTATATTTTTCCCCATCAATCTATTCACCCACTCAAAATTCAGTTCCCGTCCATCTACACTTCAATTATCTCGCTTCTTCCGTCCACACTTCATCACATCTTGCTTTTTCTTATCTTCACGCtttcctttataaaaaaaaaaataaaaaaaaacccgtaTACAGGAAATGCCTTC
This is a stretch of genomic DNA from Eriocheir sinensis breed Jianghai 21 chromosome 10, ASM2467909v1, whole genome shotgun sequence. It encodes these proteins:
- the LOC126996445 gene encoding ras-related and estrogen-regulated growth inhibitor-like protein isoform X2, with the translated sequence MRSPDRDCQGSQARLAVIGSKAVGKTALTVRYLTKRFIGEYQSDTDMIYRATMPVDGAKIDLEILDLSSNLDEVVVPRETVAWAEAWLVVYSITSLESFRVCVRAVEAVTTACGAEQPNPPVLIMANKKDLEHIREVPEADGRKLAEQYGCRFVEVSAAEMVSQVNESIDGLLRQVSQHKGQTSPRMRKLSVSKMFNQLINLSSGGSQDHRPVMPRISLRDRTRKRGHILHS
- the LOC126996445 gene encoding ras-related and estrogen-regulated growth inhibitor-like protein isoform X1, coding for MVLNPKMRSPDRDCQGSQARLAVIGSKAVGKTALTVRYLTKRFIGEYQSDTDMIYRATMPVDGAKIDLEILDLSSNLDEVVVPRETVAWAEAWLVVYSITSLESFRVCVRAVEAVTTACGAEQPNPPVLIMANKKDLEHIREVPEADGRKLAEQYGCRFVEVSAAEMVSQVNESIDGLLRQVSQHKGQTSPRMRKLSVSKMFNQLINLSSGGSQDHRPVMPRISLRDRTRKRGHILHS